The following is a genomic window from Acipenser ruthenus chromosome 19, fAciRut3.2 maternal haplotype, whole genome shotgun sequence.
TTTTGCTTGCATGTTCTGTGTGAGTTTACAGACATAATATGTGTTTTCTTTGACAGCCTTTTGACGAGGATTACCTCAATCACCTGGACCCACCGGTCAAACACATGTCATTCCATGCGTACATCCGCAAACTGACAGGAGGCGCTGACAAGTGAGTCTTCCTCTCTCTAGAGGCACTTGTGCAGTTGCATAGTGTCCCTAAATGGAAGGTACCAGGAAAGTCTGGATAGAATGTTGCTTTCATCACATGGTTGAGTTCCTATGCATAAGTAAACACATGCACACATCATAGTTCTATAAAATGGAGGTAGGGTTCTGTAACTTCTTTCCTTCTATTTTTGTCCTTCGAAGGGGGAAGTTTGCAGCCCTGGAGAACATTAGCTGTAAGATTAAGTCGGGCTGCGAGGGACACCCACCTTGGCCAGAGGGGATCTGTACCAAGTGTCAGCCCAGCGCAATCACCCTCAACAGACAGGTAAGGGCTGGCTGTCACAAAAACTCAGTAAATTAGACACTTTTCATTGTTGATTGTGTCAAACCACTGTTACTTCTGCCCACTGTTGAGCACATGCTTTTGAGTATGTGCTTTTGAGTTTGAAACACATTCTGTTGTGTGTACTGGGATTAGATTTTAAACCCCACAAGATGTATTTTCAAAATTGACCATTCTCTATTTTTTACTGAGGCATCTCACAATGTATGGAACTTTAGCCAGGTTGTGTCTAATGAGACAATTATCACAGTGTGGACACCCTAGATTCTCACACGAGACAATTTTTAAAGCAATGTTCAATGCCATAAGGTTTCTGTTCATCTGCCCCTCGTTCAGAAATACAGACATGTGGATAATATCATGTTTGAGAATCACACCATCGCTGACCGCTTCCTTGACTTCTGGAGAAAGACTGGGAACCAGCGAATGGGCTACCTGTATGGACGCTACACAGAGCACAAGGACATCCCTCTGGGCATCAGAGCTGAAGTGGCAGCCATCTATGAGCCTCCCCAAGTAAGCATCAGAGCTCCTACAGTGGGAGGGGTATGGATTGACTTCTGACAAATTTACAGGGAGCACCGAGTGTAATATCTctgccacaaggtggcagtgtATCATCAACTATTTAAGACACTGATTACAGCCTCAGCTGTTGCCTAGTCATCCAGTATAGCTGTGCTCCCTATTTATTGTCTTAGAAAATGTGCAGCGTACCTAACTCTCCATGCAGGAGTGATTCATTTCAAACAATTGCACTTACATATTGAAGCTCAAGGCACAGACTTCTGTGGTATTGGGGAAACTCGCCCCCTAAATGATTCCCTGTCTATTGTTTTACAGATCGCGACCCAGAACAGCTTGGAGCTCGTGGACGATCCCAAAGCTGGAGCTGTGGAGGAAATTGCAGCTAAACTGGGCCTCCGAAAGGTAACACCTCCTGTCCATGCACAGCTGCagttaaaataatgaatacaatatatCTCAGTAACTGTATGACATGACCTCTAAATTACAGCTCCTGGTATTTCCAGGCATGCATCACCACCAAAAATGTGGAATGCCATTTGGAACTAATCACAACTGACACTTCTAAGAATGCCATTATGTCAGACTGTCAGAGTGTTGTGCTGCTTGTTTAAAAAGGTCAGACAGCTTCCATATGGCATGTTGATTGCTTCAAGGTGGGGGTTAATATGAGTTGGCCCATCAAAGAATGAAAGGGTTACTCAGTGGTGAACTTTTAGATTGGGTCAAGAAACCACTGCAATGAACAAAATAATTTAGGCTGAAACTCTACCATttaataaggaaaataaaatacataacattAATAAAGTGGATAAAATGCAAGGGGGCTTTTTGTTTTAGGtttctatatttaaaaagatGACAATACTTTGTGATGTGATAATAACGTTACATGTATCCTAAGAGGGAAATTCATCTGAGTTTTCCTGGAAAGGCTGGCAGTGAATCATTGCCTTTCTTTCACAGGTTACTTTTTTCTGTTCTATATCTTAGGTGGGTTGGATATTTACAGATCTGCTCTCTGAAGACACCAGGATAGGTACAGTCCGGTACAGCAGAAACAAGGTGAGACTCAACAAGTCCTTCAGGAACTGTGTACTGTTTGCTGATTTTCAGACTCCGCTTCAGCTGTTGATCATGCAGTATGGACAATTTAGAAGCACTTCTGTTTTTTAGTGTTTATATAATCTTAATTACATTGAAACAGCACTAACCTAATGGAGCAAAACATCTACCTAACAGGTGTGCAAAGCACTCATCTGGCATCCAGTTTCTGAACTGAAAGTTTCTTAAAGAAATTCCTTATACAGGTCCTTGAATATAACTAAAGAAACTTCTACTCTTAGTCAAGTAGACGTTTTTTTTACATACGACACCAATGAAGGAAGAAAGCCAAAATGTGACTCCACTGGACAGAAGTTTTATGACTCAGTTGTACTTTAGCTTTGGGGAGTGGAATAGGGCTTCTGAAGTGAAGTGGTGTTCATGACTGTCTCCCACCCCCCACCAGGACTCCTATTTTTTGAGTGCAGAGGAATGCATCACAGCTGGCGATTTCCAGAACAAACACCCCAACACCTGCCGCCTCTCTCCCGACGGAGACTTTGGATCGAAGTTCGTCACTGTGGTGGCAACAGGTACAACCAGAAAGAGAGAAGAGTTTATTATTGGAGAGCAGTTTTTGGTCttttctgtctgtcttccttGTGACTGCTTCTATTCACTTTTTCTTTCTCTGAGCTTTGGTCTTTCTACAGTggtagatttattattttattttctatttagtGCCAGTAGCTATTTAGACACCCAAACtgataaaatgtgtttgtaatgcCCCTGTTTTTGCCTGCAGGGGGCCCTGATAATCAGGTTCACTTCGAGGGGTACCAGGTGTCGAATCAGTGCATGGCGCTGGTGCGGGACGAGTGTCTACTGCCCTGCCGTGACGTGCCCGAGCTCGGCTACGCCAAGGAGTCCAGCACTGAGCAGTACGTACCGGACGTCTTCTACAAGGTACGAGCTGTGGGGAGTCTGCTGTAAGCTAGGAATGTACAAACGCTGTTTACAACACCCAAGTTTTGGGACAGGAGGCGTGTctgtgaaaatgctgcattctGCTGTTTTTTAATCTAAATGAAACCCTAATTCAGATGGTGCCTGAGTGATGTGGTTCATGTAACAACACCTGCAGACATCTACTACAAGTCAAGGACCGGCCAGGTTGGCATTGTAACAAGggccttttaaaatgttaaaaaaataaaataaatacaaaaaatgcacATGTTAGCAATCAAATGTTCTATTTCTCAACACAATGacatttgtgttttctttgtaatAAACAACATAATAAATGATAACTTGGTTATGAGTTTTTTGATGGCAAATTATTCAAGTATTTTGTTTGATGTAGGATCACAGGATAAGTATTGGAGTGAAAGCTAGTAGGCCACCAATGTTTTTACACAAACACGACTTCAGAGCAGCAGCAGACAGAAATTAAGACACTATGATTATGTGTTCAGCAGATCAAACACAAGGCAAATGAAAGGGTATTATCCTAAACATTGTTTGGGTTTCTGAGTAGATATAGGTGGGCCAGCACTGATGTCCCTATTTTAACCATTGCTTTTGATAACACAATTAACATTATCTTCTTTCAACAGGACAAAGACAAATTTGGAAATGACATCACCTATTTAGCACGGCCACTGCCTGTGGAATACCTGATCATAGATGTGAGTATCCACATGGGTGTTGATTTTGACATGGAGTGATAAAGCACTCCTCATGTATTGTATAAGAGTGAGGAATCTCCCACCTCAGGGGTATGGTATAGGAAGTTTCAAAGCCTGTCAGTTCCATGTACATGTGAAAGACGTTTGGCTCGCTTGGATCATCTGAGGTTCCCCAGGTGCAATTCAAGTGTGCCTTTGAAAAATTATGCCTTCGGGAGTAGAATTTTGACAATCAAAACCCAACACGGTGCCAAGCTGAGGCATAAGAGGGTACATGTATTCTGATTTATTTCAGCAACTTGAAGCTGCGTTTTAATTTGTCTGAGATCTGGTTGTGATTTTTCCAGTAACTACTTTCTCTACACCACACCACTCTCTCTCCCTTGTGCCTGTATGAAAGAGGGGACAGTTTACTCTCCCTCCTCTCATTGGGTACTGCCTGAGGGGTGCTGGTGCCCCTGGGCTGCAAgctgaaatgcatgcacatgcatCCAGCAACCACCCAAGACTCCCTGTAGGGATTGGCAGCCTGGGATTAACTGCCTGCCAACTTGGCATCAAGCCCCAAAACCAGTCCAAGGCATTGTGCTTCAGGGCGCCGTTTCAAATCAACAAAAATTGGAACAAGACCGACCAACCAAAGTAAGGGGTACTTAAGAAGCCTCTCATTCCAGATCGAGACGATTTAATTTGATATACAGTCCCTCTTTTACACAGGGTGTGATTCCAGATATGTTTGCTTATACTTTTGAACTCTGATACTTATAACTTCCCTCCTGGTGCAGAATTGAAGAACATATGCAATATTTATAGCTACCTTTCTCTTAAGTAGGATTGTGCTGTAAAACAGAATTGATTCAAGTCAGCTGTTATTGTGTTCCTCAACTGAGATACACTATACAGAACCTGTACAGTGTAATAAACCCTAGACCTTACATGTgttgtgaccaaaaaaaaaactgagcctATTCAGTGCTTATTATCATCTCACTCTCCCACAGATAACCACCACTTTCCCGAAGGACCCAGCTTACACATTCACATCCACGCAGCGCTTCTCCATTGAGAATCGAGACGTCCTGGGAGAGACACAGGTAGGGAATCTCGCAAACTAAATCAGCCAAAATAAACTGGGTGATTGCTAGTGATGGGTTTGCtactgtgtctgtatgtatgcatgcatacatacatacatatatacatacatacatacatacatacatgcatgttCTGTTTTGTCACACATTAGATGACGTCAGTGCAGTGGAAATTATTATCCATACTAGTATTTTCACTGCAGAGCTATTTTTTAATATTTCCACACTCGGTAGCTCCAGCCATCTACATATGGTGTTTTTACTGTAATCCAAAGAACAACACAGAAAAACCTgtgaataaaaggaaaaaaatagaaaaacaactaAATGAAGCTGGATATGATGCACAGGATATGCGAGTCATGAGAAcagcctttaaccctttgcggtccattgtcggacctggtccgacattgcaattattcctatccggtccattgtcggaccctgtccgacatcatcaaaaaaacgcaaaaaacaggtttctagtcgttttttctccggaaaaagccgagaaaaccattcaatggccaagtgggagcgacaggagccgagacaagccggaaaaaaaagcctatctcatgaatagtcatacctgcccctggcatcccatataggcggtcataaggaaacaagctgtctgatactgcatcagcgcacagagactatcacggacatttgcagaacttttttgagatgttatagtaataaaataatgacttggattgcattattgaggagtttggtgataaaacgagtgatcaggagatgattgatcggtatgtacgactattattattattattattattattattattatttatttcttagcatatgtgaaggCAATAGCGAACGAACGGgtagggcggggctggagatgcctagtgagtgctttgttgatatgcagggccttttaaacctgtttgactgtgaaaaaaaaatacttttaaacagcgcgtctaaaattaactgcgcgtgtgaaaataaattggacctgacgcgcctgacgcacatttaataaatggactgcaaagggttaagtcccATGGCTTTATTCCCTTGTGAGTTATGCAGCTTTTTCTTGCTCTAAAAGGCTAGActtgtttgtatatatttttaaccagctattttttctgcttttgttttttttttcccccaggatTTTCACAGCCTCGCCACGTATCTTTCCCAGAACACATCTACTGTGTTCCTCAACATCGTGTCTGATTtccacctcctcctcttcctggtaACCAACGAGGTCATGCCTCTCGGAGTGAGTATAGACAACCTGCAGCTTAGTGATGCAGAGTGCTCGTAGGCTGACTGTACAATAATAGCTTTGACACTATACAAATTCACTAGTAGTGGCTACCTTGTAAAAGTGTTAGCATTGGGCAAACAAGTTCTAGTAAATTCTAGTAATCGACTGCTTTTGAAAATTTTCCTCAACAAACAGTACGATTTGATTTCCTAAAAACATGAGAGAGTTTGCATGCACAAAGTGTGTAAACGTAGTCAGGATTGGGTTTGTGAGATCTGTCCGACTCCCAGGCTCTGGAACTGATTAAACGTCACTGCTAACTGGCAAACTGTCAGTGTATACGACTGGTTTAAGTATGTTGGAGAGCAAAGCACAGCATGGAGCATGTGCAGACATGCCAGGCTGCCAGTGCCTGTCTGGAGAACAGGGCTCTTTGACAAGCCTCTCTTACTTTGGGTAGTTCATAGGTGGGTGTTGCATAATGAGCACTAAAATGAACAACACTCATTAACTTGCACTAAAAGCCCAATTCTACGCTCTCCAGCACTGTTACCCTGCACCTTTAAAAATGAGCATAAATATACTTTGATTATCAACTTCCCTGCACCTTTTAAACTTCCTTAATTACCCCTCCAAGCGACTGTCTGTCTAACGCACATTTTGCCTGTTTGCACTCAGGACAGTATCGGCCTCCTGCTGGATGCAGTGAAGACATCCAATGAGGAACTAGCACAGACCTGGAGGAAATCAGAACAATGGGCAACAATCGAACAGCTGTGCAGTGAGTACTAG
Proteins encoded in this region:
- the LOC117424083 gene encoding nuclear protein localization protein 4 homolog, coding for MATGRPALSSVAESITIRVQSPDGMKKVSATKRDTAAAFLRKVAKEFGFSTNGFSVYQNRNKTGEITSQSKSLSLLKIKHGDMLYLFPLAAPGPSGEIMDVATPPSTSSTSSSSLSRPQSSLSRPQTATQITEDEIDQYLAKQDGKIYRNQDPQLCRHGSMGKCVHCVPLEPFDEDYLNHLDPPVKHMSFHAYIRKLTGGADKGKFAALENISCKIKSGCEGHPPWPEGICTKCQPSAITLNRQKYRHVDNIMFENHTIADRFLDFWRKTGNQRMGYLYGRYTEHKDIPLGIRAEVAAIYEPPQIATQNSLELVDDPKAGAVEEIAAKLGLRKVGWIFTDLLSEDTRIGTVRYSRNKDSYFLSAEECITAGDFQNKHPNTCRLSPDGDFGSKFVTVVATGGPDNQVHFEGYQVSNQCMALVRDECLLPCRDVPELGYAKESSTEQYVPDVFYKDKDKFGNDITYLARPLPVEYLIIDITTTFPKDPAYTFTSTQRFSIENRDVLGETQDFHSLATYLSQNTSTVFLNIVSDFHLLLFLVTNEVMPLGDSIGLLLDAVKTSNEELAQTWRKSEQWATIEQLCSTVGGQSSGLPDYGAMGGPPNPTSSSSMWSCRHCTFMNQPGTEQCEMCSLPHS